The nucleotide window GGACGGCGCAGCTGCTGGTCCTGGTCTTCGCCTACCGCCTTGCGTGGTTCCCGGTGCAGGGGATGGAGGGGCTGCGCGGCGACGCGGAGGGCCTAGCCCGGCTGGCGGACGTCGCGCACCACATGGTGCTGCCGGTGGCGGCGTTGACGCTGCAGTACGCCGCGCCGGTCGCTCGGGTGGCGCGCGCGAGCGTCGTGGACGTCCTGCACCGCGACTACCTCCGCACCGCCCTCGCCAAGGGCCTGCCCGCGGGACGGGTCCTGCGCGCGCACGCGTTGCGCACGGCGTTGCTCCCGGTCGTCACCGTCGTCGCGGCGCAGATGGGCTTCCTGGTGACCGGGTCGGTGCTCGTCGAGACGGTGTTCGCCTGGCCGGGCGTGGGGCGCGTGATGCTCGGAGCGATGCTCGCGCGCGACCTCCCAGTCGTCACCGCGGCGCTGCTGCTGTTGGCCGTCGCGGTGGTGCTCGCGAACCTGCTCGCCGACCTGCTCTACGCGGCGCTCGACCCGCGGGTGCGCGATGCCTGAGCGCGCCCCGAACCCGCTGCTGCACACCCCGCCCGGCTCGCACCCGCTCGGGCGCTTGCGCCGGGCGGCGCGCCGCGGGGCGCGAGGGCGCCCGAACGCGTCGCGCACGCTCGGGGCGGCGTTGACGGTCGCCTTCCTGGTGCTGGCGGTGGCCGGGCCGCACCTGCGCGGCGCGGACCCGTTCGCAGCGACCGGCGCGCCGTTCACGCCGCCGTCGGCGGCGCACCCGTTCGGGACCGACGATCTCGGGCGGGACGTGCTGACGGGGGTCCTGCACGGCGCCTCGACGTCGCTCGGCGTCGGGGTCGCGGTCGCCGCCGCGTCGCTGGCCTTGGGGATCCTGGTGGGCGCCGTCGCCGGCTTCGTGGGCGGCGCGACCGACGCCCTCCTGATGCGCTTCACCGAACTCACCCTGGTGCTCCCGCGCTTCTTCCTGGCGCTCACGGTGGTGGCGTTGTTCGGGGCGAGCCTACCGAACCTCGTGGCGGTGCTGGCCGCGACCAGTTGGGGGGTGGTGGCCCGCATCGTGCGCAGCGGGGTGTTGGCGGTGCAGGTCGAGGACCACGTCGCGGCGGCGCACGCGCTGGGGGCGGGTCCCGTGCGGCGGCTGGTGCGGCACGTCCTGCCGTTGGCCCTGGGGCCGGCGGTGGCGTACGCGGCGCTGCAGGTGGGCAACGCCATGCTGGTCGA belongs to Trueperaceae bacterium and includes:
- a CDS encoding ABC transporter permease; translated protein: MSGYLARRLLQTIPLLLGVAAVVWGMIEVAPGDPIVAIAGEDGDPAYYAEMRERFGLDRPAPERFAAYLGNVARGDLGTSYRLQRPAAAVVLEALPATLLLVAPALLLATLLGTTLGTLAARRHGSRSDAALSALSLTGQALPVFWTAQLLVLVFAYRLAWFPVQGMEGLRGDAEGLARLADVAHHMVLPVAALTLQYAAPVARVARASVVDVLHRDYLRTALAKGLPAGRVLRAHALRTALLPVVTVVAAQMGFLVTGSVLVETVFAWPGVGRVMLGAMLARDLPVVTAALLLLAVAVVLANLLADLLYAALDPRVRDA
- a CDS encoding ABC transporter permease; protein product: MPERAPNPLLHTPPGSHPLGRLRRAARRGARGRPNASRTLGAALTVAFLVLAVAGPHLRGADPFAATGAPFTPPSAAHPFGTDDLGRDVLTGVLHGASTSLGVGVAVAAASLALGILVGAVAGFVGGATDALLMRFTELTLVLPRFFLALTVVALFGASLPNLVAVLAATSWGVVARIVRSGVLAVQVEDHVAAAHALGAGPVRRLVRHVLPLALGPAVAYAALQVGNAMLVEAGLSFLGFGDPTRVSWGYLLDVASPYLHRAWWTSVFPGAALAAAVLGVNLLADGLRSGTGGG